One Danio aesculapii chromosome 13, fDanAes4.1, whole genome shotgun sequence DNA window includes the following coding sequences:
- the oip5 gene encoding protein Mis18-beta: MANSTSLRESSYDIGPCDSTQSSSIAEQLKAVKDKEICMVDFKNSIVFQCTTCNTVLGDSLGVCGEVESSQSIICLKVTEDVMVNKKPEMCSSGQLASSTYQTLLCAGCHDAVGLVLHSTPKHLSALRNLFLLRKELINCYILRSGTCVKASKINFKHRLMDKNIKKLKEYLEAKLKQVDILEQMMEKKIAHMM, encoded by the exons ATGGCGAACAGCACAAGTTTGCGCGAGAGCTCATATGATATCGGCCCATGTGACTCGACACAGTCAAGTTCAATTGCTGAACAGCTAAAAGCGGTGAAGGACAAAGAAATCTGCATGGTAGACTTTAAGAATAGCATCGTTTTCCAATGCACAACATGCAACACTGTGCTTGGAGACTCTCTCGGCGTATGCGGGGAAGTGGAAAGCAGCCAAAGTATCATTTGTTTGA AAGTTACTGAGGATGTGATGGTGAATAAAAAGCCGGAGATGTGTTCGAGCGGTCAGCTGGCTTCCTC CACCTACCAAACCCTTCTCTGCGCTGGCTGTCATGATGCTGTTGGCCTGGTTCTTCACTCCACCCCAAAGCACCTGTCCGCTTTACGAAATCTCTTCCTTTTACGAAAAGAGCTGATAAACTG cTACATTCTAAGAAGTGGCACGTGTGTTAAAGCCTCCAAAATCAACTTCAAACACAGACTCATGGACAAAAATATCAAAAAG CTAAAGGAGTATTTAGAAGCTAAACTGAAGCAGGTAGACATTCTGGAGCaaatgatggaaaaaaaaattgcacacaTGATGTAA